Proteins encoded by one window of Lutibacter sp. A64:
- a CDS encoding FKBP-type peptidyl-prolyl cis-trans isomerase: MKIKNLLVLFAICLAIFSCKKDDDDSDDYDAASQSIIDDNTLIEYLKTHYLNEDGALDTITNGESSLMVDPRLGVQEIEYNEVDYKLYYLVKNEGSTISPSGVDSIYATYTGMLLDSTVFDSKTTFSWNIGSSAAILSSLIPGWQYGFTNFKGGTVVQYEDESFDYEDYGEGILFIPSGLAYGNVSSGIIEENSPLIFEIALKDVNLIDHDYDGVDSKFEDLNGDNNFNNDDTDEDGIPNYYDDDDDGDGVLTIDEDANGDGDPTNDDTDGDGIPDYLDADTY; this comes from the coding sequence ATGAAAATTAAAAATTTATTAGTCTTATTCGCAATTTGTTTAGCAATTTTTTCTTGTAAAAAAGATGATGATGATTCAGATGATTATGACGCAGCTTCACAATCAATTATAGATGATAATACTTTAATTGAATATTTAAAAACTCATTATTTAAATGAAGATGGGGCATTGGATACCATTACAAATGGAGAAAGTTCTTTAATGGTAGATCCTAGGTTAGGAGTTCAAGAAATTGAATATAATGAAGTTGATTATAAATTATATTATCTAGTTAAAAATGAAGGTTCTACAATTTCTCCTTCAGGTGTAGATTCTATTTATGCAACTTATACGGGTATGTTATTAGATAGTACTGTGTTTGATTCAAAAACTACGTTTTCTTGGAATATAGGTTCTAGTGCAGCAATTTTGAGCAGTTTAATTCCTGGGTGGCAATATGGTTTTACAAATTTTAAAGGAGGAACTGTTGTTCAATATGAAGATGAATCTTTTGATTATGAAGATTATGGAGAAGGAATTTTATTTATCCCTTCAGGTTTAGCCTATGGAAATGTTAGTTCTGGTATTATTGAAGAAAATTCACCATTAATTTTTGAAATAGCTTTAAAAGATGTAAACTTAATTGATCACGATTATGATGGTGTAGATTCAAAATTTGAAGATTTAAATGGGGATAATAATTTTAATAATGATGATACTGATGAAGATGGAATTCCAAATTATTACGATGATGATGATGATGGTGATGGAGTTCTAACAATAGATGAAGATGCAAATGGAGATGGAGACCCAACCAACGATGATACTGATGGCGATGGTATTCCAGATTATTTAGATGCAGATACTTATTAA
- the rmuC gene encoding DNA recombination protein RmuC produces MNALLIYSLIAVLFFIIGYVISNLIIKNKYQKITSALEIKHQLLLEDKETNNKLISQLNTDKLLLSNEKHEIDLQLTQKVSELKNVTEKLQDNKLEIEKLQEKFTKDFELLANKILEEKSSKFTEQNKENIKNILNPLQEKIQDFEKKVENTHKESIDYHAALRQQIVGLKDLNLQMSKETLNLTKALKGDSKTQGNWGELVLERVLEKSGLEKDSEYFVQQSFTNNEGKRILPDVVIHLPDNKKMIIDSKVSLTAYEQYINSEDETEKEQTIKEHVNSLKRHIEQLSEKNYQDIYQIESPDFVLLFIPIEPAFAVALNYDNQLYNKAFEKNIVIVTPTTLLATLRTIDSMWNNEKQQKNAIEIAIQAGRLYDQFVNLTNDLIKVGNQLKTVQGSYDSSMKKLTGTGNLIRKVERIKKLGAKGSKQFNDKLLERALEDED; encoded by the coding sequence ATGAATGCACTTTTAATCTATAGTTTAATAGCAGTTTTGTTTTTTATAATTGGTTATGTTATTAGCAACTTAATTATAAAAAATAAATATCAAAAAATAACTTCAGCATTAGAAATAAAACATCAACTTTTACTTGAAGATAAAGAAACTAATAATAAATTAATCAGTCAATTAAACACTGACAAGCTATTATTATCTAATGAAAAACATGAAATTGATTTACAGCTAACACAAAAGGTTTCTGAACTAAAAAATGTAACAGAAAAATTACAAGACAACAAGTTAGAAATTGAAAAATTACAAGAGAAATTCACCAAAGATTTTGAATTGTTAGCCAATAAAATATTAGAAGAAAAATCATCTAAATTTACCGAGCAAAATAAGGAGAATATCAAAAATATTTTAAATCCTTTACAAGAAAAAATTCAAGATTTTGAAAAAAAAGTAGAAAATACACATAAAGAAAGCATTGATTACCATGCCGCTTTACGTCAGCAAATTGTTGGTTTAAAAGATCTAAATCTACAAATGAGTAAAGAAACATTAAACTTAACTAAAGCCTTAAAAGGCGATAGTAAAACACAAGGAAATTGGGGTGAATTGGTATTAGAGCGCGTTTTAGAAAAATCTGGTTTAGAAAAAGATAGTGAATATTTTGTACAACAAAGTTTTACAAACAACGAAGGAAAACGAATTTTACCTGATGTTGTTATTCATTTACCCGATAATAAAAAAATGATTATTGATTCTAAAGTCTCTTTAACAGCTTATGAACAATATATTAACTCAGAAGATGAAACAGAAAAAGAACAAACAATAAAAGAGCATGTAAACTCTTTAAAACGACATATTGAGCAGCTTAGCGAAAAAAATTACCAAGATATTTATCAAATTGAATCTCCAGATTTTGTCTTGCTATTTATACCAATTGAACCAGCTTTTGCTGTTGCTCTAAACTACGATAACCAATTGTATAACAAAGCTTTTGAAAAAAATATAGTTATAGTCACTCCTACTACCCTTTTAGCAACATTACGCACAATTGATAGTATGTGGAATAACGAAAAGCAACAAAAAAATGCCATAGAAATTGCAATTCAAGCAGGAAGATTATACGATCAATTTGTAAATTTAACTAATGATTTAATTAAGGTTGGCAATCAATTAAAAACAGTTCAAGGCTCTTATGATTCTTCCATGAAAAAATTAACTGGAACAGGAAATCTTATTAGAAAAGTTGAACGTATTAAAAAATTAGGTGCAAAAGGCTCTAAACAATTTAATGATAAATTACTTGAAAGAGCTTTAGAAGATGAGGATTAG
- a CDS encoding 1-acyl-sn-glycerol-3-phosphate acyltransferase: protein MKTISKFIFHKLLGWKTVGLFPINIKKYIIIGAPHTHWKDFMLGLAMKLTQNLPVNFIGKASLFKPPFGFIFRKLGGIPIDRTKSTNKVEAIITIFKEREQFIFALSPEGTRKRVDVWKTGFYHIAKGANVPIVMMTFDFENKQVKISEPYYLTDDKEKDMNFIYEFYRGVKGKIPEYFNL from the coding sequence ATGAAAACAATTTCAAAATTTATTTTTCACAAATTATTGGGGTGGAAAACAGTGGGGCTTTTTCCAATAAATATTAAAAAATATATAATTATTGGTGCTCCACATACGCATTGGAAAGATTTTATGCTTGGTTTAGCTATGAAATTGACTCAAAATTTACCTGTTAATTTTATTGGTAAAGCTTCTTTATTTAAACCACCTTTTGGATTTATTTTTAGAAAGTTAGGAGGAATTCCTATTGATAGAACTAAAAGTACTAATAAAGTAGAGGCTATTATCACTATTTTTAAAGAGAGAGAACAATTTATATTTGCACTATCTCCTGAAGGAACTAGAAAACGTGTAGATGTTTGGAAAACAGGTTTTTATCATATTGCAAAAGGTGCCAATGTACCAATTGTTATGATGACTTTTGATTTTGAAAATAAGCAAGTTAAAATATCTGAACCATATTATTTAACAGATGATAAAGAAAAAGACATGAATTTTATTTATGAATTTTATCGTGGCGTAAAAGGTAAAATTCCTGAATATTTTAATTTATAA
- a CDS encoding MFS transporter encodes MDLKIKQRISLSTYFFLTGLCFATWASRIPTIKTFFNFNEAELGTILLAMPISSMIGLPISGWIISKFNSRKPIIISFLFFSFSLILIGYATTPLVLIGAICLFSFAMRILNIAINTQSITLQKQFKKKIVSSFHGLWSTGGLIGVGFSTLMVKMNISISNHLLSISLFSLISALIAFLYLIKGDKSISGNKLILGKPDTFILYLGLLVFFAALCEGGMFDWSGVYFKEVINEEIFTYGYLSFMTCMALSRFFSDKLMDTIGMQKTYVLSAILIALGISTAVFFPSFWPALFGFCLVGIGTAPIFPMTLILAGTSKKYSPGMAISIISTYAIVGMLIGPPLIGYLAHAFGLKQAFFVFIFAGLSFIPISKLLFIYKRKTS; translated from the coding sequence ATGGATTTAAAAATTAAGCAACGTATCTCCTTAAGTACATATTTCTTTTTAACAGGTTTATGCTTTGCGACTTGGGCATCTAGAATACCTACTATTAAAACCTTTTTTAACTTTAATGAAGCCGAACTTGGAACCATATTATTAGCAATGCCAATAAGTTCTATGATTGGACTTCCAATTTCTGGATGGATTATTTCAAAATTTAACAGTAGAAAACCAATTATAATTTCATTTTTATTCTTCTCTTTTTCTTTAATTTTAATTGGTTATGCAACAACACCTCTTGTTTTAATTGGTGCTATTTGCCTTTTTTCTTTTGCAATGAGAATTTTAAATATTGCAATAAATACACAATCTATAACGCTTCAAAAACAATTTAAAAAGAAAATTGTAAGCTCTTTTCACGGACTTTGGAGTACCGGTGGGTTAATTGGTGTTGGATTTTCTACGCTTATGGTAAAAATGAATATTTCTATTTCAAATCATTTATTAAGCATCTCACTATTCTCCTTAATAAGCGCTTTAATTGCATTTTTATACCTAATTAAAGGAGATAAATCTATCTCAGGAAATAAATTAATTTTAGGAAAACCAGACACTTTTATTTTATATTTAGGTTTATTAGTCTTTTTTGCAGCATTATGTGAAGGAGGTATGTTCGATTGGAGCGGTGTTTATTTTAAAGAAGTTATAAACGAAGAAATTTTTACTTATGGATACCTTTCATTTATGACATGTATGGCTTTATCTCGATTTTTTTCAGATAAATTAATGGATACCATTGGTATGCAAAAAACGTATGTTTTAAGTGCAATTTTAATTGCTTTAGGTATTTCTACTGCAGTATTTTTTCCTTCGTTTTGGCCAGCTCTTTTTGGTTTTTGCTTGGTAGGTATTGGTACAGCTCCAATATTTCCAATGACACTTATTTTAGCTGGAACATCTAAAAAATACTCTCCAGGAATGGCAATATCTATTATTAGTACTTATGCCATTGTTGGTATGCTTATTGGACCACCGCTAATAGGTTATTTAGCACATGCCTTTGGATTAAAACAAGCTTTTTTTGTTTTTATTTTTGCCGGACTCTCTTTTATTCCAATTTCAAAATTATTATTTATTTACAAACGTAAAACAAGTTAA
- the gcvT gene encoding glycine cleavage system aminomethyltransferase GcvT, whose amino-acid sequence MKNTALTHIHEKLGAKMVPFAGFNMPVQYEGINIEHETVRNAVGVFDVSHMGEFFLKGKNALALIQKVTSNDASKLVDGKIQYSCLPNNDGGIVDDLLVYRISEEKYMLVVNASNIEKDWNWISQHNDLGVEMINASDEYSLLAVQGPKTPEALQSLTDIELSSMEYYSFKIGEFAGLKDVIVSATGYTGSGGFEIYIKNKDAEAVWNAVFKAGAAVGIKPIGLAARDTLRLEMGFCLYGNDINDTTSPIEAGLGWITKFTKDFINSEALKKQKEEGVTKKLIAFEITGKGIPRHGYEIVDENGTVIGEVTSGTMSPSLKKGIGMGYVTNEYAKRDTEIFIQVRKKAIPAKIVRLPFYKA is encoded by the coding sequence ATGAAAAACACAGCTTTAACTCATATACACGAAAAATTAGGTGCTAAAATGGTGCCTTTTGCAGGTTTTAATATGCCTGTACAATATGAAGGAATTAATATTGAACATGAAACTGTTAGAAACGCTGTTGGTGTTTTTGATGTTTCTCATATGGGTGAATTTTTTCTAAAAGGAAAAAATGCATTAGCTTTAATTCAAAAAGTAACTTCTAACGATGCTTCTAAACTTGTAGATGGAAAAATTCAATACAGCTGTTTGCCTAATAATGATGGTGGAATTGTAGATGATTTATTAGTTTACAGAATTTCTGAAGAAAAATATATGCTTGTTGTAAATGCTTCTAATATTGAAAAAGATTGGAATTGGATTTCTCAACATAACGATTTAGGTGTTGAAATGATTAATGCTTCTGACGAGTATTCATTATTAGCTGTACAAGGACCTAAAACACCTGAAGCTTTACAATCACTTACAGATATTGAGCTTTCTTCTATGGAATATTACAGTTTTAAAATTGGTGAATTTGCCGGTTTAAAAGATGTTATTGTTTCTGCAACAGGGTATACAGGTTCTGGAGGATTTGAAATTTATATAAAAAATAAAGATGCCGAAGCTGTTTGGAATGCTGTGTTTAAAGCAGGTGCTGCTGTTGGAATAAAACCAATTGGATTAGCTGCTCGTGATACCTTACGTTTAGAAATGGGATTCTGTTTATACGGAAACGATATTAACGACACTACTTCTCCTATTGAAGCTGGCTTAGGATGGATTACAAAATTCACAAAAGATTTTATTAATTCTGAAGCACTTAAAAAGCAAAAAGAAGAAGGTGTAACAAAAAAATTAATTGCTTTTGAAATTACAGGAAAAGGAATTCCTCGTCACGGTTACGAAATAGTTGATGAAAATGGAACTGTAATTGGTGAAGTAACTTCTGGTACTATGAGTCCTTCACTTAAAAAAGGTATTGGTATGGGCTATGTAACTAATGAATATGCTAAAAGAGATACCGAAATTTTTATTCAAGTTCGTAAAAAGGCAATTCCTGCAAAAATTGTAAGACTGCCATTTTACAAAGCATAA